One region of Bdellovibrio bacteriovorus genomic DNA includes:
- the pfkA gene encoding 6-phosphofructokinase, translating into MAQFSKKIQKIGVYTSGGDAPGMNAAIRAVVRVGIAQNLEVYGIQNGYVGMMDNKISQLHLRDMANIIQRGGTVLKTGRSTEFMKPEGRAKAAQHLRAAGIDAMVCIGGDGSFRGAHALWEEHQIPIVGVPGTIDNDIYGSDKTIGFDTAVNTALEAIDRIRDTAASHDRLFIVEVMGRNSGFIASHVGLAGGAEEIFTPEGNTTVEKALDRIKEAIGRGKTSSILITAEGQKPGRAYDLADAIRKKSGMDAKVCILGHQQRGGSPTAADRILASRMGAAAVDSLLKGYCDIMIGTEGERLVQVPLDLVTKNEKKNQLDLLSLANVLAT; encoded by the coding sequence ATGGCTCAGTTCAGTAAGAAAATTCAGAAGATTGGTGTTTATACTAGCGGTGGTGATGCTCCCGGAATGAATGCGGCGATTCGTGCCGTGGTTCGTGTGGGTATTGCGCAAAATCTTGAAGTCTACGGTATCCAAAACGGATACGTTGGCATGATGGATAACAAAATCTCGCAACTTCATTTGCGTGACATGGCGAACATCATTCAACGTGGAGGCACTGTCTTAAAAACAGGTCGCTCTACTGAGTTCATGAAACCGGAAGGTCGCGCAAAGGCGGCTCAACACTTAAGAGCTGCCGGCATTGATGCGATGGTTTGTATCGGAGGCGACGGATCTTTCCGTGGGGCTCATGCTCTTTGGGAGGAACACCAAATTCCAATCGTCGGCGTGCCCGGCACGATTGATAATGATATCTACGGCAGCGATAAAACGATTGGCTTTGATACGGCGGTGAATACTGCTTTAGAAGCGATTGATAGAATTCGCGATACCGCCGCTTCTCATGATCGTCTTTTTATCGTTGAAGTGATGGGTCGAAATTCTGGCTTTATTGCATCGCATGTTGGACTAGCTGGTGGAGCCGAAGAGATCTTCACTCCTGAAGGAAATACCACTGTTGAAAAAGCACTGGATCGTATTAAAGAAGCCATCGGTCGCGGCAAAACCAGCAGTATTCTTATTACAGCCGAAGGCCAAAAACCGGGTCGTGCTTACGACCTTGCTGATGCTATTCGTAAAAAATCGGGAATGGATGCGAAAGTCTGCATTCTAGGCCACCAACAGCGCGGGGGCTCACCGACGGCAGCTGATCGCATACTGGCCAGCCGGATGGGGGCCGCTGCCGTAGACTCTTTACTGAAGGGCTATTGCGATATCATGATCGGTACCGAAGGCGAGCGCTTAGTGCAAGTGCCGCTGGATCTTGTTACGAAGAATGAAAAGAAGAACCAATTAGATCTTCTTTCTTTAGCGAACGTACTAGCTACATAG
- a CDS encoding ABC transporter substrate-binding protein, whose amino-acid sequence MKRLLLTLVLVLPLFAGCTKKENEIVIGEYDSLTGSDATFGLSSNKGVRLALDEVNAAGGIKGKKISLVTLDDQGKNEEAAAAVTRLINQNKVVAIIGGVASGRSKASAPIAQNAKVPFLSHASTNPDVTKIGDYVFRICFIDPFQGFVMAKFANENLKLKKVAILRDVKNDYSVGLADVFSEEFKKRGGEITNDLSYQAGDIDFKAQLTQIRSKNPDGIYVPGYYTEVGLISQQARQLGIKVPLMGGDGWDSDKLSEIGKEAVNGNYYSNHYTTESTDPLVTEFIKKFKAKYNETPDALAALGYDAGKILAAAIERAPDLSGKSIRDELAKTKDFAGVTGKITLNENRDAVKSAVIIQVDGTNRKYITTITP is encoded by the coding sequence ATGAAACGCCTGCTTTTAACTTTGGTATTGGTGCTTCCGCTTTTTGCGGGTTGTACAAAAAAAGAGAATGAAATCGTGATTGGTGAGTATGATTCCTTAACTGGAAGTGATGCTACTTTTGGTTTGAGTTCAAATAAAGGCGTTCGTTTGGCCCTGGATGAAGTGAATGCCGCAGGTGGAATCAAAGGAAAGAAAATTTCTTTGGTGACTCTGGATGACCAAGGTAAAAACGAAGAGGCTGCGGCGGCCGTCACTCGCCTTATCAATCAAAATAAAGTCGTCGCTATTATCGGTGGTGTCGCCAGCGGCCGCTCGAAAGCATCAGCTCCGATTGCTCAGAATGCAAAAGTCCCTTTTCTTTCTCACGCTTCGACAAATCCGGATGTAACTAAAATTGGTGATTATGTGTTCCGCATTTGTTTCATCGACCCTTTCCAAGGCTTCGTCATGGCTAAGTTTGCGAATGAGAATTTGAAACTTAAAAAAGTGGCGATTCTTCGTGACGTGAAAAACGATTACAGCGTGGGTCTTGCAGACGTTTTTTCAGAAGAGTTTAAAAAACGCGGTGGCGAAATCACAAACGACCTCAGCTATCAAGCCGGAGACATCGATTTTAAAGCGCAACTGACTCAGATCCGCTCAAAAAATCCAGATGGTATCTATGTTCCAGGTTACTACACAGAAGTGGGCTTGATCTCTCAACAAGCACGTCAACTTGGTATCAAAGTGCCACTGATGGGTGGCGACGGCTGGGACAGCGACAAACTTTCAGAGATTGGCAAAGAAGCTGTGAACGGCAATTATTATTCGAATCACTACACGACAGAGTCTACAGACCCTTTAGTGACTGAGTTTATCAAAAAATTCAAAGCAAAATACAATGAAACGCCGGATGCCTTGGCGGCCTTGGGCTACGACGCCGGAAAAATCTTAGCGGCAGCCATTGAGCGCGCTCCCGACTTGTCAGGAAAGTCTATTCGTGATGAACTAGCTAAAACGAAAGATTTTGCAGGCGTGACAGGCAAAATCACTTTGAATGAAAATCGCGACGCTGTGAAAAGTGCCGTGATCATCCAAGTAGACGGTACCAACCGCAAATATATTACGACGATCACGCCATAA
- a CDS encoding metal ABC transporter permease, which yields MSSFLDLLKIYQWALPASVVMAAVLALIGGQWTARAKSAQIFVLGQGSSLGIVLGFVLNLILGTDFHGLNLVLGLSLGWLTLLLSDFWIESRSDRNHVYLTLFVFFLSLTYLITSITPSLESHMAAAYFGDIAVMSNLGAQMSLAAGLAFGAFLLWSWKELSMISFQLLNQSSIHRSGKNLVFDVGTLLLTTMAIQSMGYLYTMGSLFIATSFASSRSRNLNSYTAKILLIASLGSLLGFSISLFSTELPTVPCILIGQMLVGFLSYTKK from the coding sequence ATGAGTTCCTTCTTGGACTTGCTAAAAATTTATCAGTGGGCTTTGCCGGCCAGTGTGGTTATGGCTGCGGTGCTTGCGTTGATAGGTGGCCAGTGGACCGCTCGGGCTAAAAGTGCGCAAATTTTTGTGTTAGGCCAAGGCTCTTCTTTAGGAATTGTATTGGGATTTGTTTTAAACCTTATCTTGGGAACCGACTTTCACGGTTTGAATCTGGTTTTAGGTTTGAGTTTAGGTTGGTTGACACTCTTACTTTCTGATTTTTGGATTGAATCCCGCTCGGACAGAAACCACGTTTATTTGACTCTTTTTGTATTCTTTCTTTCGCTTACGTATTTGATCACCTCCATCACGCCTTCTTTAGAGTCTCATATGGCAGCGGCGTATTTTGGTGATATTGCGGTGATGAGCAATTTGGGTGCGCAGATGAGTCTGGCAGCAGGCTTGGCATTTGGGGCATTCTTATTGTGGAGCTGGAAAGAGCTTTCGATGATTTCTTTTCAGCTATTAAATCAAAGCTCCATTCATCGCAGCGGCAAAAATCTGGTTTTCGACGTAGGAACCTTGCTATTGACGACAATGGCAATTCAAAGCATGGGCTATCTTTACACCATGGGATCACTTTTCATTGCGACAAGCTTTGCTTCATCCCGCAGTCGAAATTTGAATTCTTATACGGCGAAAATACTGTTAATCGCTTCCTTAGGAAGTCTACTGGGATTTAGCATTTCATTATTTTCCACAGAGCTTCCCACCGTCCCCTGCATCCTTATTGGACAGATGTTGGTGGGTTTCTTGAGTTATACGAAGAAGTAG
- a CDS encoding DNA gyrase inhibitor YacG, producing MTEPQKPRQVKCPQCGRLALYSPENPFRPFCSERCRIIDLGAWASEEYKIPVKDSSSDALSMDDEDSSEDMH from the coding sequence ATGACAGAACCTCAAAAACCAAGACAAGTTAAATGCCCGCAGTGCGGGCGTTTAGCGTTGTACTCACCAGAAAATCCTTTCCGTCCTTTCTGTTCAGAAAGATGTCGCATCATCGATCTTGGCGCATGGGCCAGCGAAGAATACAAAATTCCCGTCAAAGATTCTTCAAGTGATGCTTTAAGTATGGACGACGAAGACTCTTCTGAAGATATGCACTGA
- a CDS encoding metal ABC transporter substrate-binding protein — translation MKSFVFATCLFCASTAFSKIKVVTTLPDIAEIVQAIGGNEVEVQSLLKGSEDPHYAEARPDYILKVNRADVLCSVGLELEVGWLPKVLEKAGNANVSPGGKGSCILGKSVKPVDVPVGVINRSLGDVHPQGNPHFALSPEKLVEGANEVVRVLSEVNPDKASEFSKNYDAFKKKMTDLQTTLSKSVKKVKVMEYHKEFTYFFNAYGLESVGSLEEKPGMPPSAARLAQVAKLAKDNKVAVLFATPSAPHKALERFTELSGIPVVTVPSYVQTSGNSDAKTIEGLQKLLVKSIP, via the coding sequence GTGAAGAGTTTTGTATTTGCGACATGTTTATTCTGTGCTTCGACGGCTTTTTCGAAAATCAAAGTAGTCACGACACTTCCCGATATTGCAGAAATTGTTCAGGCTATCGGCGGAAACGAAGTGGAAGTTCAAAGCTTGCTGAAAGGAAGTGAAGATCCTCACTATGCCGAAGCCCGCCCCGATTATATTTTAAAAGTAAATCGAGCCGACGTGCTTTGCTCTGTTGGTTTAGAACTTGAAGTCGGTTGGCTTCCAAAGGTTCTAGAAAAAGCCGGAAATGCAAATGTCTCCCCTGGTGGTAAGGGTTCTTGCATCCTAGGAAAGTCGGTAAAGCCTGTCGACGTTCCCGTGGGCGTTATCAACAGATCCTTAGGAGATGTTCATCCTCAAGGAAATCCGCATTTTGCATTGTCGCCAGAAAAGCTCGTTGAAGGCGCGAACGAAGTTGTGCGCGTTTTATCAGAAGTAAACCCAGACAAAGCCTCTGAGTTTTCGAAGAATTATGATGCATTCAAAAAGAAAATGACGGACCTGCAGACGACACTTTCTAAGAGCGTAAAAAAAGTGAAGGTCATGGAGTATCACAAAGAATTTACCTACTTCTTTAATGCCTATGGGCTTGAATCCGTCGGATCGTTAGAGGAAAAGCCAGGCATGCCACCCTCGGCGGCGCGCTTAGCTCAGGTGGCGAAGCTCGCAAAGGACAACAAAGTGGCTGTGCTCTTCGCGACACCCTCAGCACCTCATAAAGCTTTAGAAAGATTCACAGAGCTTTCCGGCATTCCAGTTGTCACTGTGCCTTCCTATGTGCAAACTTCTGGTAATTCCGATGCAAAGACGATTGAAGGCTTGCAAAAATTATTGGTAAAATCCATTCCATGA
- a CDS encoding prolipoprotein diacylglyceryl transferase: protein MYPILPLSPTFGVPTYYLILSGTVCICLWWLVRRSEQLQLSRKTTLDLSLIIMVAGFLGGRLFHVFYEDFPYYREEPVRILQVWNGGFVFYGGALFAALLAFIYLIRKNKSTFEEYLDMFAPVLSFSYVMGRIACLLAGCCFGKYCELPWAFGGRHPTQAYAALWELGVLFILLGIEKAPRKKRGAVFYSWMILHAIGRLIMEYFRDDFRGPTLGVSISSWISLLLILLGTYLLLRKPTHRSSTRS, encoded by the coding sequence TTGTACCCGATCCTTCCGCTTTCACCTACATTCGGTGTTCCCACTTATTATCTGATCCTCAGTGGCACTGTGTGCATTTGCCTATGGTGGCTGGTGAGGCGTTCGGAGCAGTTGCAACTTTCGCGTAAAACGACGCTCGACCTTAGTCTAATCATCATGGTGGCGGGATTTTTGGGCGGTCGCTTATTCCACGTTTTCTATGAAGACTTTCCTTATTATCGCGAAGAACCCGTCCGTATACTGCAAGTTTGGAACGGCGGCTTCGTTTTTTACGGTGGCGCTTTGTTCGCCGCGCTTCTGGCTTTTATTTATCTTATTAGAAAGAACAAAAGCACCTTCGAAGAATATCTGGACATGTTTGCTCCCGTTCTTTCTTTTTCTTATGTCATGGGTCGTATCGCCTGCCTTTTAGCGGGATGTTGTTTCGGAAAATACTGCGAACTGCCATGGGCTTTCGGAGGACGACACCCCACCCAAGCTTATGCCGCCTTATGGGAACTGGGTGTGCTTTTTATTTTACTGGGAATTGAAAAAGCTCCGAGAAAAAAAAGAGGAGCCGTTTTTTATTCGTGGATGATCTTGCATGCAATCGGCCGCTTGATCATGGAATACTTTCGGGATGACTTTCGCGGACCGACATTGGGAGTCTCAATTTCAAGCTGGATCAGTCTGCTCTTGATTTTGTTAGGGACATATCTGCTTTTAAGGAAGCCAACACACCGGAGCTCGACACGTTCCTAG
- a CDS encoding ATP-binding cassette domain-containing protein, which translates to MSSILEVRNLKARSREGLDLSPAVDFDLQEGEVLFLRGENGSGKSTLLKILLGLHKYYEGSFQLRISKVEMQYVPQLGNLNFHLPLTLQDMVPPTARDLPLLRGLDLNKKWNTASGGERQKVLLAAVLAKRPKLLVLDEPFNHVDKDSVQVLEDALAQFLKMNPQSSLILVSHRALVQNWASVKFLEIR; encoded by the coding sequence ATGAGTTCTATTCTTGAAGTTCGAAATCTAAAAGCCCGCAGCCGTGAAGGACTGGATCTTTCACCTGCGGTCGACTTTGATCTTCAAGAAGGTGAAGTGCTGTTTCTGCGTGGAGAAAATGGTTCAGGAAAGAGCACCTTATTGAAAATTCTTTTGGGTCTTCATAAATACTATGAAGGCTCTTTTCAGTTGCGCATTTCGAAGGTCGAAATGCAGTATGTTCCTCAGTTAGGAAACTTGAATTTCCATCTTCCCTTGACCCTACAGGATATGGTCCCTCCCACGGCACGAGACCTTCCCTTGCTGCGGGGGCTTGATCTTAATAAGAAATGGAACACCGCCAGTGGCGGTGAAAGACAAAAAGTTCTTTTAGCGGCTGTTCTGGCGAAACGCCCCAAATTATTGGTTTTGGATGAGCCTTTTAATCACGTGGATAAGGACTCAGTTCAAGTGCTGGAAGACGCGTTAGCACAGTTTCTTAAAATGAATCCACAAAGTTCTTTGATTTTGGTGTCTCATCGCGCGCTTGTACAAAACTGGGCTTCAGTTAAATTTTTGGAGATTCGATGA
- a CDS encoding cyclic nucleotide-binding domain-containing protein gives MKLHPAEIAKEIKSFSFFKSFSDDLLLQASAMIHTESVSAGSLILQEGKKNTSLFFLRSGSVEVSLAGEVIATLNTPGEVFGEMSVITSNLTSTTVKALTAVECFVIRSEDFGHVHPKDKDRFQALLFQIYCFILTERLMRTNEKARLFEILNRELHEAQSAIEKSGGGKVLLVEPDKKQQLPIRMALGGTGVQLDIASDSAMGHTFLAENKYDIVLCEEACVDVLKDVQDKKSSPYAVLLTNKDVQGNLNVLEKNRFVDHIISRDAEDRNATIRYVLTALSKLLNKDLFGIEKYLTWGVEVQTRAVTHSSQREGLREDIYTYFKKMGIRSTVLDRVNTVVEEMLMNAIYDAPVDAQGKSIFNHISRKEEIKLDTHQQSQLTYASDGVLLAVAVKDPFGSLTKNIIIDYLLSCYNGQAGSMNAEKGGAGRGLHQIIENADLTVFNVKKGVRTEVICLFNVDGQKREAQPSFHYFFV, from the coding sequence ATGAAGTTGCACCCTGCCGAAATTGCTAAGGAAATTAAAAGTTTCTCTTTCTTCAAGTCATTCAGTGACGACTTGCTTTTACAAGCATCAGCAATGATTCATACCGAATCCGTGTCAGCAGGAAGTTTGATTCTTCAAGAGGGAAAAAAGAACACTTCTTTGTTTTTTCTAAGATCGGGCAGTGTCGAAGTTTCATTAGCTGGCGAAGTGATTGCGACATTAAATACGCCGGGTGAAGTGTTCGGAGAAATGAGTGTCATCACATCCAATCTGACGTCGACCACGGTCAAAGCTCTGACGGCAGTGGAGTGCTTTGTTATCCGCTCAGAAGATTTCGGACATGTTCATCCCAAAGACAAAGATCGCTTTCAAGCACTCTTATTCCAGATCTACTGCTTTATCTTGACGGAGCGCTTGATGCGCACAAACGAAAAAGCTCGTTTGTTTGAAATTCTCAATCGTGAACTGCACGAAGCTCAAAGCGCGATCGAAAAAAGTGGCGGTGGCAAGGTTCTGTTAGTCGAACCAGATAAAAAGCAACAACTGCCGATTCGTATGGCCCTTGGTGGAACCGGCGTTCAATTGGATATCGCCAGTGATTCGGCCATGGGACACACTTTCTTGGCTGAAAATAAGTATGACATTGTTTTGTGTGAAGAAGCTTGTGTGGACGTCTTAAAAGATGTTCAAGACAAAAAATCCTCTCCCTATGCCGTCCTACTTACAAACAAAGATGTCCAAGGAAACTTGAATGTTCTGGAAAAAAACCGCTTCGTCGATCACATCATTTCTCGGGATGCCGAAGATAGAAATGCCACCATTCGCTATGTATTAACTGCTTTGAGTAAGCTTTTGAACAAAGATCTTTTTGGCATCGAAAAGTATCTGACTTGGGGAGTAGAGGTGCAAACTCGAGCCGTGACTCACTCTAGTCAGCGCGAAGGACTTCGCGAAGATATTTACACTTACTTCAAAAAGATGGGGATTCGCAGCACGGTTTTAGATCGCGTTAATACTGTCGTTGAAGAAATGCTGATGAATGCGATATACGATGCTCCGGTGGATGCTCAAGGAAAGTCCATCTTCAATCACATTTCTCGTAAAGAAGAAATCAAACTGGATACTCATCAACAATCGCAGCTGACGTATGCTAGTGATGGTGTGTTGCTTGCAGTAGCGGTGAAAGATCCATTTGGTTCCCTTACGAAAAACATCATCATTGATTATCTTTTAAGCTGTTATAATGGCCAAGCTGGCAGCATGAATGCTGAAAAGGGCGGTGCCGGTCGCGGTCTGCACCAGATTATCGAGAACGCGGACTTAACTGTATTTAATGTTAAAAAGGGTGTTCGCACCGAAGTGATTTGTCTTTTCAACGTCGACGGACAAAAGCGCGAAGCTCAGCCTTCGTTCCACTACTTCTTCGTATAA
- a CDS encoding HU family DNA-binding protein: protein MNKAQLIEKIATETKVSKAQAEMILDCAVENIKKSVKKGDDVKLVGFGTFTKAKRKARTGRNPQTGKAIKIPASWAPKFRAGAEFKSMVK from the coding sequence ATGAACAAAGCTCAACTTATCGAAAAAATCGCTACTGAAACAAAAGTTTCTAAAGCTCAAGCTGAAATGATCCTTGATTGCGCAGTAGAGAACATCAAGAAATCAGTTAAAAAAGGCGACGACGTTAAACTTGTTGGCTTCGGTACTTTCACTAAAGCTAAACGCAAAGCTCGCACAGGTCGCAACCCACAAACTGGTAAAGCAATCAAAATCCCAGCTTCTTGGGCTCCAAAATTCCGCGCTGGCGCAGAATTCAAATCAATGGTTAAGTAA